From a region of the Nitrospirota bacterium genome:
- a CDS encoding UDP-glucuronic acid decarboxylase family protein — MKNYLNKRILVTGGAGFIGAHLCERLLSEGHEIVCADNFFTGRRANIAHLLKNPYFEVLRHDITFPLYLEVDEIYNLACPASPIHYQFDPVQTTKTSVHGAINMLGLAKRIRAKILQASTSEVYGDPKIHPQCESYWGNVNPIGMRSCYDEGKRCAETLFFDYHRQHKLRIKVARIFNTYGPKMHPNDGRVVSNFIMQALKGEDITVYGDGKQTRSFCYVDDLVDGLVRLMDSADEFTGPVNLGNPTEFTILELAEQVIQMTGSSSKIIFRPLPQDDPMQRKPDITLAEQQLSWMPAVSLDKGLKKTIVYFETLIKGNLK; from the coding sequence ATGAAAAATTACCTAAATAAAAGAATACTGGTAACCGGTGGCGCAGGCTTTATCGGTGCGCATCTCTGCGAACGGCTTTTAAGTGAGGGCCATGAAATAGTATGCGCAGACAATTTTTTTACCGGCCGTCGGGCAAATATCGCACATCTCCTCAAGAATCCGTATTTTGAGGTCCTGAGACACGATATCACGTTCCCTTTGTATCTGGAAGTTGACGAAATTTATAACCTCGCCTGTCCGGCATCACCCATACACTACCAGTTCGATCCTGTGCAAACCACCAAAACCAGTGTACACGGCGCAATTAATATGCTCGGTCTGGCTAAACGGATAAGGGCTAAAATATTGCAAGCATCGACTTCCGAAGTCTATGGAGATCCCAAAATCCATCCACAATGCGAGTCATACTGGGGCAATGTGAACCCCATCGGCATGAGATCATGCTACGACGAGGGTAAACGCTGTGCTGAAACACTCTTTTTCGATTATCACCGTCAGCATAAGCTGAGAATCAAAGTCGCAAGGATATTTAACACGTATGGACCGAAAATGCATCCTAATGACGGTCGGGTAGTAAGTAACTTTATTATGCAGGCCCTTAAGGGCGAGGATATTACGGTTTACGGTGACGGGAAACAGACGAGGAGCTTTTGTTATGTCGATGATCTTGTTGACGGACTCGTCAGGCTCATGGACAGCGCTGATGAATTCACGGGGCCGGTGAATCTTGGTAATCCGACTGAATTTACCATCCTTGAGCTTGCCGAGCAGGTGATACAAATGACGGGTTCGAGTTCGAAGATAATATTTCGTCCACTTCCTCAGGACGATCCGATGCAGAGAAAGCCGGATATTACGCTTGCCGAACAGCAGCTAAGCTGGATGCCAGCAGTATCCTTGGATAAGGGGCTCAAGAAGACTATTGTCTATTTTGAGACTTTGATCAAGGGCAATCTGAAATGA
- the galE gene encoding UDP-glucose 4-epimerase GalE, which produces MILIAGGAGYIGSHTNKLLNKKGYKTIVFDNLIYGHREFVKWGEFVLGDLADKDQIRCCFEKFPVKAVLHFSAYAYVGESVTDPAKYYHNNVSNTLNLLAVMREYNVKYFIFSSTCATYGMPTQIPIREDHPQNPVNPYGKSKLMVEEILKDYDRAYGIKHIILRYFNAAGADTEGELGEWHEPETHLIPLILDAAAGRSAEIKIFGTDYDTPDGTCIRDYIHVTDLAGAHILALEYLINNSKSDVFNLGNGSGFSVREVIEAAREVTGKKINAVECQRRVGDPHILIGSSKKIRETLKWKPDYDSLSAIIETAWRWHCHV; this is translated from the coding sequence ATGATCCTCATTGCAGGGGGTGCAGGGTATATTGGCTCCCATACAAATAAGCTTCTCAATAAAAAAGGATATAAAACTATTGTATTCGATAACCTGATCTATGGTCATAGAGAATTCGTCAAATGGGGAGAGTTTGTATTAGGCGATCTGGCAGACAAAGACCAGATAAGGTGTTGCTTCGAAAAATTCCCGGTAAAGGCAGTTCTGCATTTCAGCGCCTACGCGTACGTCGGTGAATCTGTCACTGATCCAGCAAAATATTATCATAACAATGTTTCCAATACGCTGAATCTTCTAGCGGTCATGAGGGAATATAACGTAAAGTATTTCATTTTCTCCTCGACCTGCGCGACGTATGGAATGCCAACTCAAATCCCTATTAGAGAGGATCACCCGCAGAATCCAGTAAATCCCTACGGTAAAAGCAAGTTAATGGTTGAGGAGATACTGAAAGATTATGACAGGGCCTACGGTATTAAACACATCATCTTGCGCTATTTTAATGCTGCAGGAGCAGATACTGAGGGTGAGCTTGGGGAATGGCATGAGCCCGAAACCCACCTGATACCACTTATTTTGGATGCAGCAGCAGGTAGAAGCGCTGAGATTAAAATATTCGGCACAGATTATGATACTCCCGACGGAACATGCATACGGGACTATATCCATGTCACTGATCTGGCTGGTGCGCACATCCTGGCTCTCGAATATTTGATTAATAACAGCAAGAGCGATGTTTTTAATTTGGGAAACGGTAGTGGGTTCTCAGTACGAGAAGTGATTGAAGCTGCGCGAGAAGTAACCGGAAAAAAAATCAATGCGGTCGAGTGCCAGCGGAGGGTAGGCGATCCTCACATACTTATTGGTAGCTCAAAAAAAATAAGAGAAACCCTAAAATGGAAACCCGATTACGATTCGTTATCTGCAATTATTGAGACAGCATGGAGGTGGCACTGTCATGTCTAA
- a CDS encoding choice-of-anchor L domain-containing protein: MRTVLKMALISVFIIASGIPAFAIGFEDLQDLTEITEQELTDKLMGSGGPQVSNIVYTGEPEAAGIFRNGLVDGIGIDEGILLTTGSIFNAVGPNDGAYGSANFLDGDTDLDGLVAPYMTADASVLEFDFIPPSNKNIATFSFVFASEEYNTFVGEEFNDIVALYVDGVNYALVPGTSNPVTINTLNGTATPAGFINNDPLDFGTPTPFGTQYNGFSKVISATVPIDPGAVHHVKIVIADTSDDGFDMDGDSAVFLAPVEFSENFPAAKIGVFGNAIWRLDSNGNGVFDPGTDFTSNRFGLASDVPVAGSWDGSAISRIGTFRSGKWFLDTNGNGIWNQGVDATIAFGIAGDIPVTGDWNNDGITDIGVFRGGKWYLDANGNRRWDQGVDSTFAFGLTGDKPITGDWNGSGTTKIGVVRGNTWFLDNGNGRWDAGIDSAFTFGLATDIPVAGDWNGDGITEIGVFRSGTWILDLNGNRILEDCTIDGCFTFGAAGDKPVIGIW; encoded by the coding sequence ATGAGAACGGTACTGAAGATGGCGCTCATTTCAGTATTCATCATCGCAAGCGGCATTCCGGCGTTCGCCATCGGGTTCGAAGACCTGCAGGATCTGACCGAGATCACCGAGCAGGAGCTTACGGACAAGCTGATGGGCTCGGGGGGGCCTCAGGTCAGCAATATCGTCTACACCGGGGAGCCTGAAGCGGCGGGTATATTCAGGAACGGCCTCGTGGACGGCATCGGCATCGATGAAGGTATCCTGCTGACCACGGGGTCCATTTTCAATGCCGTCGGTCCCAACGACGGGGCATACGGCAGCGCAAACTTTTTGGATGGCGATACCGATCTCGACGGCCTCGTTGCGCCGTATATGACGGCTGACGCGAGCGTGCTCGAGTTCGATTTCATCCCGCCCTCGAACAAGAACATCGCCACCTTCAGCTTCGTCTTCGCCTCGGAAGAGTACAACACCTTCGTCGGCGAGGAGTTCAACGATATTGTCGCATTGTACGTCGACGGCGTGAACTACGCCCTGGTCCCGGGTACCTCGAACCCCGTAACCATCAATACCCTCAACGGGACCGCGACCCCCGCCGGCTTCATCAACAACGATCCCCTCGATTTCGGGACGCCTACCCCTTTTGGCACGCAATATAACGGGTTCAGCAAGGTGATATCAGCGACGGTTCCCATCGACCCAGGAGCGGTCCACCACGTCAAGATCGTGATCGCCGACACGAGCGACGACGGGTTCGACATGGACGGCGATTCTGCCGTCTTCCTTGCGCCGGTGGAGTTCTCGGAGAATTTCCCGGCAGCGAAGATCGGGGTGTTCGGCAATGCCATATGGAGACTCGACTCTAATGGAAACGGTGTCTTCGACCCTGGCACTGACTTCACTTCCAACAGATTTGGCCTCGCAAGCGATGTTCCTGTAGCAGGAAGTTGGGATGGATCGGCCATTTCGAGGATAGGAACATTCAGAAGCGGCAAGTGGTTCCTCGACACTAACGGCAACGGCATATGGAATCAAGGGGTAGATGCTACCATAGCCTTCGGCATCGCTGGCGACATCCCGGTGACCGGAGATTGGAATAACGACGGCATTACTGATATCGGTGTGTTCCGTGGCGGCAAGTGGTATCTGGATGCAAATGGCAACAGGAGATGGGATCAGGGAGTGGATTCTACATTTGCCTTTGGTCTAACGGGGGATAAACCGATAACAGGCGACTGGAACGGCTCGGGGACAACAAAGATCGGTGTAGTCCGCGGAAACACATGGTTCCTTGACAACGGCAACGGTAGATGGGATGCCGGCATCGACTCTGCCTTTACCTTCGGTCTTGCTACCGATATCCCTGTAGCAGGCGACTGGAACGGTGATGGTATAACAGAAATAGGAGTTTTTAGAAGTGGAACATGGATACTGGATCTGAACGGTAATAGGATTCTTGAGGATTGCACTATTGACGGCTGTTTCACCTTCGGTGCAGCAGGAGATAAACCGGTTATCGGCATATGGTAG
- a CDS encoding polysaccharide biosynthesis C-terminal domain-containing protein yields the protein MTLKELWQNIGREAFWLILGHIISALGGLFAIRMLTGYFSREVYGLSWLFINGVTLIAMVFAHPLAQAVRRFYHEEERRNRLDALLGMVWRFQLWITCGLTILYAIIVFFFGYAGGENKVSLLIMPAYFFSLASITIAQALLNTSRKRGSLVALSLPDAWLKPLGALALCIIWKPSVDAFVLGYALSTILTGAAGMVWINRYGSASLFRQAMPDTAYVRQVLPYILPWIGLAGFNWMLSLSDRYIVNMFLGEALTGTYVASYQVGSAPFQFLGGVFGFLVQPIIFQYSSMSVKKGAEKISSALVAFAWISVPMLAAFIIMHQWLMRWLVAPAFWSGVDAIVWIGLGIYMWVFGNIVMNALLVMKQTMPLLKISALAAGINIGLNLLLVPRWGIAGAGISTFLAYAFNAAALLYAGKQALEWRFPWQSYWIALLIAGSAGLAGKLAHLYLFESSYTLMAFAGVSSIFLIVTGTFIMLFKNRVTRDYQVMVSRV from the coding sequence GTGACACTGAAAGAGCTATGGCAAAATATTGGGCGCGAAGCATTCTGGCTGATACTTGGGCATATAATATCGGCTCTCGGCGGGTTATTTGCAATTCGCATGCTTACGGGCTATTTCTCCCGCGAGGTGTACGGCCTCTCATGGTTATTTATAAACGGAGTGACCCTTATTGCTATGGTATTTGCACATCCTCTGGCGCAGGCAGTACGCCGCTTTTATCATGAAGAGGAGCGCAGGAACCGGCTTGATGCTCTTTTGGGTATGGTGTGGCGTTTTCAGTTATGGATTACCTGCGGGTTAACCATACTCTATGCAATAATTGTATTCTTCTTTGGATATGCAGGAGGAGAGAACAAGGTCTCGCTGCTGATAATGCCCGCGTATTTTTTCTCATTGGCCAGTATTACGATCGCCCAGGCCCTTCTTAATACAAGTAGAAAAAGAGGGAGCCTTGTCGCCTTATCTTTGCCGGATGCCTGGTTGAAACCTTTGGGAGCGCTAGCGCTTTGTATTATCTGGAAGCCGAGTGTCGACGCGTTTGTTTTAGGGTATGCTTTGTCTACCATATTAACGGGTGCGGCGGGGATGGTATGGATTAACCGGTATGGGAGCGCATCCCTTTTTAGACAAGCTATGCCCGATACTGCATATGTGCGACAAGTGTTGCCATATATTCTTCCCTGGATCGGGCTTGCAGGTTTTAACTGGATGCTCTCATTGAGCGACAGGTATATCGTCAATATGTTTTTGGGCGAAGCGCTGACTGGAACATATGTTGCGTCATATCAGGTGGGGAGCGCGCCGTTCCAGTTTCTGGGGGGCGTTTTCGGGTTTTTGGTGCAGCCGATTATTTTTCAGTACAGCAGTATGTCGGTGAAGAAAGGGGCAGAAAAGATTTCTTCCGCTCTTGTCGCTTTTGCATGGATCAGTGTGCCGATGCTCGCGGCCTTCATCATTATGCACCAATGGTTGATGCGCTGGCTTGTGGCTCCTGCATTTTGGAGCGGCGTCGACGCTATCGTCTGGATCGGCTTGGGAATATATATGTGGGTATTTGGAAACATTGTAATGAATGCGCTCCTGGTTATGAAGCAGACCATGCCGCTGTTGAAAATATCCGCCCTCGCCGCAGGTATCAATATAGGTCTAAATCTCCTCTTAGTGCCGCGCTGGGGAATAGCCGGCGCCGGTATCTCGACTTTTTTGGCCTATGCGTTCAATGCAGCGGCTTTGTTGTATGCAGGGAAGCAAGCCTTGGAGTGGCGTTTCCCCTGGCAGTCCTATTGGATCGCTCTGCTGATAGCCGGATCAGCAGGGCTGGCGGGCAAGCTTGCACATCTCTATTTATTCGAAAGCAGTTATACGCTCATGGCCTTTGCCGGCGTTTCCAGCATTTTTCTGATAGTGACGGGAACTTTTATCATGTTATTCAAAAATCGTGTGACACGCGACTATCAGGTAATGGTAAGCCGCGTCTGA